DNA from Daucus carota subsp. sativus chromosome 1, DH1 v3.0, whole genome shotgun sequence:
GGACTGATCGAAATGGAGTAAGAACTTCACTCCGTATCTTGGCATCTGAACTGAAGAACAACAGAATGTATATTACTTGAAGGTGCTATTTTACATGACATAATCTGATGGTATGAAATTCTCATAAAGGGGAAGAAACATTAAGTTAATAACTGAACATCGAAATACTGATTTACATAATGACGTGCTTTCGCTTACTAGTTAACTATACCGAAACCAAATGAGCAGGCAGAACTGAAGAAGGAAAAGAACTATCTTCGAATACATAAGTGCATACACAGTAAAGAACAATGTTCAATCTGTTCCTTTAAACAACAACCCTCAGAAAATCAGTATCATAGTAATATACTAATATCATCTCTTTTGGCTGCTGACTACTTTTGTTGGAGCGGGAGCCTTGTACACTAGGTATGCCTTACTCAAGCAACCTAGAGACActccttatatatatacatttcaaCTTCTGATAATCTCAAGACTTCACATACTAGAATAAGCCCTTCTATATCTCCTCCTTTCAAGCAGATAGTAATTACCAATTTACCAAAAACACATTTCCTTCTGAAGATTGCAATTTAATAGTAATACACTTGTAAACATTACAATGTACCCTTTATAAGCCACAGAAAAGTAAACAGATATCAAGAACTCAAGCCGAGAATTCAAGCCTTATTGAAGGCAAAATGGCGCGTGTGTGAGTTAGTGATTGTAAATGCCAAGCATGCATACATGAATAAAGTACATGAACAAAACATAAACATGCTGCAGAACCGAAAACTCGATAAATACCTGAATTGGGGAGAGGAGGTAGGCTCATCCGAGGCAGAGCAGGTGATTAAGCAACGCAACCGCGTCCTGCGCTGTAATGTACAGCTGAGAGTAGCAGTTGATAAAATAAAGCCCGATTCATGACGGTTTAAATGGCGGGAAAATCCCAAGCATTTTGGACCAGTGAAGCTACTGGCTGCGCTGTATGAAAATTGGGCCACCAATACTGAGGAGGAGGCTGCCATGGTTATTACACTTGTGTTTGCTAACATGTGCATTGTGCGTTTGTCTCAGGATTGATCATTTGTTTGTGATCACTAATGAGCCACGAGTGAAGCTTCTTCTAACCAGACACGAGACCAGTAGTCCTAGTACTTGGTAACCTTAAAGTGCTCTGACCCTTTTCTTTGTGAATTTGTAAAAACTATAATTACAAACTTTTCcccacaaaaaattataaattattaaattaacagGTTACTGTAAGGGGTCAGAGAAAAGCTGCCGGAGAACAAATTATTAAGTAACCGATCAGGgagttttttttatgattttttaactgaatcatgttatatttaacaaaaaaattttagaagttcatataattttaaCCTTTTCAGTTTTATGTTATCTGTTGAAATAGCTACCTTGCTAACAGAGCAATAATGTTACAGACAATTTTTTccattttcatcaaattttatatgaccATAAGAATATCCATTTTTGCCTTTAAATCTAGGAAATGTTTCGAACTTGAATCCCAGTTGGGTAGTCAGAAATGGGAACATGTGGCTGGCCCAACAGCATCCGTACAACTCCTAATTTATGCtattataagagccttaaaattcGTGCAGAACCCTCCGTCTCAAATGTATACATATAACATATCACCTCCGTccaaatgtatacaactcaTTGAGACTGAGGGAGTACTTAATATAATCTTTATCAAGATCAGCTAAGTTCCATAAGAAAAGGAACTCATCTCGAGTTTGATCAAAAAAGATTTTAGTCCTCTTGAGGGAAAACAATGCCATCGCAATATGTGGATAAAACCAAGTTCACTCTTTCAACACTACAAATTTACCTGGACTTGCACACTTCTTAAGAAAAACATATCAAACAAAACGTGTTAATGCCGAAACCTATGGACTCGTGGACAAATCAACACTGATTACTCGTGACTCTTTCTGATGAAAGTGAAGCAGCATAGAGATCCTTGATGAGGTTAAAGACTAGCTCTATTTCTTTGCGCCAGCTTCAGATAACAAATTTTCAAGCTCCCCTTTCTGATAAATTTCAACAGTATCTGCAAAGTACAGCAAACATAAGACTTTCTGCTTGTTTTTTCTTACATATGATTTTCCGAATGTAATAGCCAACTTTATCTAGAGaagaatatcttttttaaaaagatatttgatGAAGACAGTAAAAAGCTGATGAAGATGGTTAAAAGCTTGACACTCTGTCAAACAGGTGAAATGAAGTTGGTTCATGTCATCATAGCAAAGCAAATACATCTTCCCAAGGTCTAATTTATACAAGATGTTGATTATCAAATTTAGAGAATAAAACATAACAGTATAAGAAGAAGCCTTGTCACTGTTTTTTTGGGGGAATTATACTCATCAGACAAAAAGCTTAGCGAAACGGTAAAGTATATCAGACAAACTTCCTAACAGCACAAACAtggaataaaatttttaaagagttatAGCCCTATCCTATACTTAATCCAATGAACAAACATGTCCTATGGTATACATCCCCTTTGGACATTATATGCCAatgtgaaataattaaagaagcGAGTGCTCTAGGTCTCTAGGAGCTGCTACCTCGGCTCAATCAACTTCTTAAGTTTGATAAACAAAATAGCAGAGAAGTTTAAAGATCAACTATTCCTGAACAGATTTACAACAAAATCACTGAATTTACAGGGTCAAAGACTGTACCTGAACAACCACCAATGTGTTTAGCCCCTGGTACAGGAAAGAGAGATTTTAGTGATCATAATTTGATGCCTAACACCacaggaaaaaaattatagaattttatGATGATATATAGCGAATTAAATTTTAGCTTGAACTATGAATAGCAAATATTAACTCTAGAGATGGTCAAGGGGCAATAGTAAAATCAAGGACCATACAACATGTGATGAAAAGGTCATTTGCCCCTATTTTTCTGCTTGCCCTAATTTCACTTTCATGatcttgatttattttttagttttaaaacacGAATCCTCAATGCTCCATTTAGTTGGATGAAAGTAATTCAGGTcggaatgaaatttgtactaTTCTGTAGGCAAATATTCATCATTTTCATTactcaatttcttcaaaaatctCATTATAGAAACTTTTCACTCCCATTTATCATCGCTCATACTTTTTACAAACTTTCTTTGACCTTAAATTTTGTTCACAATTTTtaacaacccccccccccccaaaatttttttttttttaaaatggagCACCACAATGAAATAAGGTATCTGGCCCCACTGAAGCAAGGACCAAACTAAATTACAAGCAGTAAAGTGATGTAAGATCATAATTTTGAAGTTCAAGATGGGGTCAACAACAAGGAAATCTGAAACACTTTAACTATTTTAGTTTTACAAGAACACAGCTTCTTAAAGTTGGCGTGTATCTTCATTTACGGGAGGGCAAGGATTTAACCTTGTCAAAGAAAAGGTAGGTCAGTGGATGTGTTtgattatcaaataaaaaatgaagaaatatcaaGCCAATACAGAATTTCATGAGACGTGGAGGAAAATGTCCCAAGGCAAGTCTTTATTAAGCAGGAGGTCACAATCACATATACTAAGTCATTTTAATACAGTTAAAACTTGATAGTCAAAAAATCCCCCAGGTACCATTGATTGGTAGGCTTCGTAAACACAAATATAAGTCTTTTTTTGAAGATACAGTGTCAAATCATCAATACAACTACAGAGTACAGATATGGCTTGgccttgaaaacaacttgtaattaAAGCCAATCATTTTTGTCTTGCTAATGACAACCCCCAGCCCTGAAATAACGACTGCTCCTGGTGCATATGTTATAGATATAAAGTTATAAACTGCCTACCATTCAAGAATGCcattttttattgttataaGAAACAAATAGATACTAACTTGTAAGTAGTACCTAATTTTGATGAAAAAATGATGGTTAGAGTACTTCTTACCGATAAAAACATTTGGTACAGTGTATTGCCCAGTCAAATCTCCCAACACGTCCTGTAATTGTGATCCTTGGGAACCTAAAAGGACATTACTcgttaaatattaaacaaattatTACTCACTGTAATAAATTCATCCTCCATTAAcacaatgaaatatatatatccaaAAAAAACGCCTGATGTATATATAAAGCACCCTTTATTACACACCTGTACCTTCAATGCAAAAAAATTACCGATCACCTAATATAGCTAGTAATCTTTTGGTTGCATTacactttgaaatatttttattactaaTGACAAACTCTTCAGAGAGAATACATTATAGCATTAGCATTATGTATCCATCAACATAGTTATTAACATTTCGATTACCAACAAATAGCTACAAAACCATACacataataaaattacataGTACATACCAATTGAAACAGCATACATACTTAACTTACAAGGCAATGGTAGCATTATTAGCCTAGTATAATTCCACACAAGATAACATACCTAATTGGTCCAGTTCAATAATATGTGGTTGCACACCAAGCTTCTTGAACAACTGTTTCACCTGAGAAGAATACCTTAACCAAACACAAATCATCAAGAAtacatcaaaaatcaaatctatattcatttactaaataaaaatcaattattaGTACTAAAATATCAcgaaaaaaacaaagaaaatgatCAAGAACTCACGAGCACCAAGACTTGGAGTAAACAACAACTGGGTAATCAGCAATAGTCTTTTTCACAGAGTCTTCTAACCCGGAATCTGATGACATGGCCCGAACAGTGATCCGACCCGGATTCTTGACGACATGGGTCAGCCTGAAACTTGAGGCAGAAAGTTTTCTTGAAGAGTTggggaggagagagagagaagggaggAGAAGGTGAGATGAAGAAGTAGAGAGAGAAGGGGTGGTGATGGATATAGATAATGATGCTGCTGCTTTACATATGCTATTACATGTTGCTGCCATTGATGCTTCTCGTCTGTGTTCTTTGTTT
Protein-coding regions in this window:
- the LOC108202505 gene encoding monothiol glutaredoxin-S10, with the protein product MAATCNSICKAAASLSISITTPSLSTSSSHLLLPSLSLLPNSSRKLSASSFRLTHVVKNPGRITVRAMSSDSGLEDSVKKTIADYPVVVYSKSWCSYSSQVKQLFKKLGVQPHIIELDQLGSQGSQLQDVLGDLTGQYTVPNVFIGAKHIGGCSDTVEIYQKGELENLLSEAGAKK